GACGGCGCGCAGCAGCTCCGGGGAGAGCCCCGTGCGCTCCGCCAGCTCCGCGATGCCGACCTGCCGCAGTTCCCGGTACTTCCTGACGCGCGCTCCCAGCCCCGCGTTCGCCATCTCCGTGCGACCCTCCCCCAGGCCCGTGTTGCCGACCGATTCTCGCGGGTTTTGCCTAAAAAACCCGGGGTTTTGTAGTCTCTCGCGCCCCGGCTGTCAACGGTGGTTTTCGCACGTCCGGGTGAGGTAGAGTAGCGCCCGCCGCGCCCCTTCTTCCCGGGCGCGGATTGGAGGGAGAGCATGAAGGAGCAGATCCGCAAGGTCGCAGCGCGCGTCCGCGAGCTGCGGGAGATCGCCGGAGTGCCGGCGGACGAACTGGCGAGCGAGCTGAAGGTCTCGGGTGCGGAGTACCGCGCGTTCGAGGACGGGGCGGCCGACATCCCGCTCGGCGTGCTCTGCGCCATCGCCGCGCGCTTCGGCGTCGAGCTGTCCACGCTGCTGACCGGCGAGATGCCGCGGCTGCACGTCTACTCGGTGGTCCGCGCGGGGCAGGGGCCCTCGGTGGAGCGGCGCACGGAGCACCGCTACCAGAGCCTGGCGCCGAACTTCGCCCACAAGCGGGCCGAGCCGTTCATCGTCACGGTGGACCCGGCGCCGGCCGGGGGCGGCGCGCGCCCCGGCGCGCACCCCGGGCAGGAGTTCCACTACCTGCTCGAGGGGGAGCTGGCCGTCGACATCGGCGGGCACGAGGTGCTGCTGCACCCCGGCGACGCGCTCTACTTCGACGCCGGCCTGCCGCACACGCTGCGGGCGGCGGGCACCGCGAGCGCGCGCCTGCTCGCCGTCGTCCTCTAGGAGCGGCCCCGTGGAGATTCTCTCGCGCTTCCTGCCGCGGGCGGAGTTCTCGTCGTACGACGATTTCTTCTCGAACTTCCGCGTCGAAGTCCCCGCCGGCTTCAACTTCGCCTTCGACGTCGTCGACGAGCGCGCGGCTCGGACGCCGCAGGCGCCCGCGCTGGTCTGGTGCGACCCCGACGGGCGCGAG
The sequence above is a segment of the bacterium genome. Coding sequences within it:
- a CDS encoding cupin domain-containing protein gives rise to the protein MKEQIRKVAARVRELREIAGVPADELASELKVSGAEYRAFEDGAADIPLGVLCAIAARFGVELSTLLTGEMPRLHVYSVVRAGQGPSVERRTEHRYQSLAPNFAHKRAEPFIVTVDPAPAGGGARPGAHPGQEFHYLLEGELAVDIGGHEVLLHPGDALYFDAGLPHTLRAAGTASARLLAVVL